From the genome of Raphanus sativus cultivar WK10039 unplaced genomic scaffold, ASM80110v3 Scaffold0339, whole genome shotgun sequence:
GAAAATTTTGCAATCATTCACCAAACATATACATgtctatattataaaaaaaactgtagAGCTTCTTCATTATAGGTTTGTGTTGTGTTATCTTGGACCGGATAATTCCATGGCTAACAAATCTAACGGCtgttgatcatcatcatcatcgaaAGCAGTCGAAGAGCCAAACATTTGATAAGTTGGATCATTGCAATGTCCTTCAAGCCTTGAGGCTGAGGTAGTAGACAGAGATGAGTTTGTCTTGAAAGAGATGTTGGCATGGTAGAAATGTGAATGGTTATGCGAAGCAGCCCATCTCTCTGCTAAGCCATCACCTTCCAGCATCAAAACCACTTCAGACATTTTAGGACGGTGAGCTGGAAGATACTGCGTGCATAGCAAAGCTACTTGTAACATCTCTCCGACCTCAATCTTATCGTAGTTTGTCCCTAGCTCTCTGTCCACCAGCTCCTCTACTTTCATCTCCTCATGCAACTTCCTCGCCTAAACACAAAGTTACAGTTTGATAAGTAATCAAGAAAAATGTGATTCTTGATGAGTGTTCTCATCCCTTACCCATTCAAGCATAGCTCCTTTCTGGCTAGCGGTTTTACCAAACTCGAGAGCTCTTAATCCGGTTATGAGCTCAAGCAAGAGTATACCAAACCCAAACACATCGGTTTTCTCAGAAGACTGACCGGTGGAGAGATACTCAGGTGCAATGTGTCCAACCGTGCCGCGGACCGCGGTAGTGACATGAGAATCCTCGTGGTTAAGGAGCTTCGCAAGCCCAAAGTCACCAACAACGGCTTCAAAGCACTCGTCTAAGAGAATGTTAGCAGCTTTGACATCTCTGTGAATGATCTTTGGATCACACTGCTCGTGTAGATACAACAAACCCCTCGCTGCTCCAATAGCAATCCTCTTCCTCATGTTCCAGTCCAGTGCTGGTTTAGCTACAACAGGTAAAAAAACAAAGTTGGTTTAAGAGCTTTAGTCAGCTGAAAAACGAGACTTAAGAGCTGATGTTGTACTGACATTTAAGCTTCAAGGCGACGCTGCCATTAGGCATGTAAGGGTAAACAAGAAGCCTTTCACTAGATGTTTTGCAATAACCGATCAACCTAAGCAGATTCCTGTGAACAGCTAAGCTGATCATCTCCAGCTCGGTTCGAAACTGTGAATCCCCGGTAGTTCCATTAACATCCTTCAACCGTTTCACCGCAACAACAGTCCCGTCTCCTAGCTTTCCTCTGTAGACATTACCAAACCCTCCAGCGCCGAGGATGCTCTTGGAACTGAAACCATCTGTAGACACATGGAGTTCTCTGAACGTGAAGCTCCTTAGGTTCCCCAGTCCTTGTAGCCCTTCCTCTTGCTTGtctgctaaaaagaaaaaacttaaaacaatcTTCATGAACCAAAGTAGTATAAAGAACAAAGCCTCAATTCAACGAACCGTTTAGGTTAAGGATCAGTAGCCTTCTTTGTTTCTTTCGGTACCAACAGAGGAACCCGAGGGCAAGGATTAGTAAAACAACAAAGCCAAGGCTTACACCGAGCGCTATAGCAAATCTATTAGACCTGCCTCCTACACAAACACacattcaaataaataaataaaaaatgattaatgAAAGGATCAAATAACAACTGATGCCAAGAAGGAGGATTCTTACCTGATGAGGAGCTTAGAGAAACAGAAAGAGGACTTGGAGTGATTGATCCAGAACAAATCTCAGGTGGGCTGCTTCTACATATCAAAGGATTCCCAGCAACACTAcactcaacaacaacaaagcagaatcaaacaacacttagtcctgattattatatttttaaatcttaaaacaCACAAAGCAAGTGTTGTATTATTACTTGAAAGTCCTGGCTGGGAACTTAGGAACAGGGCCACTGAGGTTGTTGTAAGACAAGTCcctaaattccaaaaaaaaagacaaaactcaaacacaaaaagacaaaatctttaaaagaaaatgtaacaggaagaggaagaaaagaCAAATCTTTATGTATTCTTACAAGAAGGTGAGATGAGGGATTTGAGACAAAGAAGCAGGGAAGGGCCCAGACAATGAGTTGTTGTTCAATCTCCTAAttgaatagaaaaaaacaaaaccaattcGTACGAGGTAAAGATGAGTTTACTATGAAACTGATGATGATCAAATCATTAGATGGTGAACAGAGATTTAAAGAAGAAAGCTCACAGGTATTGAAGGTTGGTTAGCTGCTCTACTGAAACGGGGATTTCGCCGGAGAATCTGTTGTTGGAGAGATCCAAAGTTTGTAACTTTGGAAGTAAACTGAGCTCCGGTGGGATCTTGCCGGAGATGTTGTTGTTCTGCAATGACCTTCACAAACAAAAATAGGAAGCTGAGGTTAGAGAgagatacaaacaaaaaaaaagacaaaacaagaaAGGGTGGAGGATCCGAGGTTGTCGAAAACATACACTTGTTGGAGATTAGTGAGGTTTCCGATGGACTCAGATAGAGTTCCCGAGAGAGATTGGCTTGGAGCTCCTCTGGAGAGAGAAAGATTGAGACTTGTTGACGTTAGTGAACTCTATAGAGAAGAACACAAAAACTAAACTCACAGGCCAGTGACGAGGTTGTCGGAGGAGCAAGTGATCATAGCCCAGCTACAAGGATCAACAGAGAACTCGTCCCAGTTGTTCAAAGCTCCATGAGGATCATGCAGagagttttttatatttattaacgCATCCACTGTTACCAtttttacacaaaaaaaaaaaaagcaaaagttAAAATCTTTAAACAAATAGGAACAAAAAGAAACGGTCTTTTAGTGTTGTAACGTTTTTTTACCTTCAGGGTTTCTTGGCTCGGAAGAGAGCGTAGGAGttgagaaacagaggaagaacaaGTAGAGGAGATGAAGTTGATTCAAGTTCAACATCGTTGTCTTCTTAGTTACCACTACCACCATGGAAGGTTTAGCTAAAGAGAAAGGAAAGAGCAaatacttctttttctttttaagttggGTTTGTGACCACAGAACACAcataagaaaagaagagaaaggcaaaagcaaacaaaagaagaagtcTCGGGTCTATCAAAGAAGTGCTTCTTTCTTTCACCCTTCTTTTCAAatagtctctctctcaccacAGGAGAGGAGAAGAAGGTAAACAACAAGCTGAGAGGTTTAAatggaggagagagagagagagagagaatcaggGGAAGCTGATACGGACTGTCGGACCCGGGATGGTGGAGGATGCTGGTCTACTCCACACTCTCTTTTCCTAGTTGTCTCCTTTTCTATATTGCTAATTTcctgttttttaaattaaaaaacaatagGACTACTTTCTTGTATTAGATTtagtttttgattattttttcgaactaaaattgagtttttgattattatttttaccttttatattaaatatattatttattataataatatttagtttgtgTTCTCAGAGCTTAGAAGGTATTATATCTTTTAAGatggattttagattttgagtGAAATAACTagtttttaatgtaaaataaaaaaaactaatacacTAAAAACTATTGGAGTCTACTCATGTGTATATATCTCAGAGATTTGCCCTATTATAGATTTCGATATACATTTTTTGTTGTTCAAAGTTACAAAACTGCACTTActgtaaaatgaaaaagaagaagacataaTTGATGTAATATTGTACTTAGAGCATATGATTATCCCAAGATATTTAGGGATTGCTTAgccattttttattaataaaaaagaggaaagagaagatgaagaagaagcataaGTGCTTAATTAAGCACTAAAATTGATGTTGCTTACACTGTACAAGAGGAAAAAAAAGCATCacattgtatttttttctaagCACCTCAACCTAAGCAATTTagggataatgatgctcttaccAGTGACAGGCTATAGGACTGATTTTGTAATTCTGAAATTCGCTTCcccctttatttttttaatgtttttgtctttttcataTCTTTCTTCCATTTAATGGAAACAATGCTTTTACCAcctaaatttgaaatttaatatagtGATATATAGcgatatatttaatataaatttgaaatttaatatagtGAAATTTAATATAGTGATATATTGTGTcactatattaaatttaatatattttaccacCTATCTATCTTTAATATATTgtggtaaaatatatatttgatatattttaccACCTATCTTTCTTCCAcctaaatttgaaatttaatatagtaatatatttaatgattcacatttatagaaattattatataaaaatgtcaaaacgCAATAACATGAGATCATAGTGTGGTAACAAGAGAAACGAGCAACAAGTCAAGATAAAAGCCTTAATATAGGGATAATCCACAGTTTCCTAATGAGGTGCTATTTATTTGGTGATTTTACACAATTTATGACAAGTCCCTATACGTttgatttatttcttttcttttttttgttcaaacataGACCTAAGGCCTTTcattcatttaaattaaaatagatgGGTTCATGGCCCAAAGAGCTTGCTTTGCCAACATATCAGTAGTAGCGTTTTCTAAGCGaggaatgaaaaagaaagagatcgaCTTGAATGATACAGTTAGAGAGTAGATATCCATTAAGACTCCAAagatctccatcttcatctccTTCCTTCTGATTGTGTTGAAATGAGGGCTTGAGAGTCTGAGTGTATCGAGATTGACTCCAATCCGCGTGAGAGAGCAAAGTTTATGGCTGAGAGGACAGCCAAGGTTTCTGCCATTAGGGGTGAAGAAACAAAGTTCGCTGTCGCTGCATGTTGTGAAACCGAGATCAGATCATCAATGACCCAACCTAATCCTGCTTCACCCGTTGTGGAGTTCCATGCTGCATCCGTGAAGATAGTGCATCGATCGGGTTCTCTAGGgttatttcttttctttgtcaGTCTATTTTCTTTGTCATTATTTTGGCCctccttttgtattttcttactTTAATACAACACCCTCCTCTAATAATTAGGGTGGGCACGgaacggatatccggaattttaaGGATATTCGTGATCCGATCCGTGTCTTACAAATATTCGATTTTtcgatccgatccgatccgtaacttttcggatatccggaacatcggatatccgcgaatatccgaattttttccggatatccgatttgatccgtaaaaaataataaaaaattaaaaaaataaagaaaaataaaagaaaaagaagaaaatctgaaataaaataataatatttcattattttttttataaaaaattacatactttcaaattttttaataactaaataattaatttagtaaataaaaacattataaaacttatataaagatataaaagtatgtatattatataattttataaacatgtatacatatatatgtatataacggatcggatcggatatccgtttctaaaaatattagtatttgtgatttgcttcgtctttgacggatattggattttagtatttgcttcgattcgttaagttacggatattcggatttttcggatcgaatcggaacgaataacggatcgaatcaaaatttacggatattttgcccacccctactaATAATGACTACATCTTTGTCTTTCTTTTCcctattttattactttttctACCTTTTTCCCCTTTCAATCACGTCTTTCTTTACTGCCAGAACATTCATGACCCCCACGTTTCGAatgtatgtttttaataaagttttcgtataaaaatgttagaaagtaatcaagtttttttttaacatgtaCATGTACtaactaataaataatcaaTCATGCATTGCCCACTTACAGTTTCGCACAACAATGCCAACTCGAGGCTAATAAGAAACAAGTTTTTAGAAATTTGCATGTTCTTAATTAGATGTATACTCGTCACATTTTGAAGTAGTCTATGTACCGAGTACTGAAAATAAGAAGAGGTGGCCAAAATGCCGGATTAGGGCGAGCAATATGAGGTAAGCAACGAGATGCTTTGTAACCAATCACCTTATTTTCTCGTCACATATTATCAATGATCCTCTTCCTTTACAACCAAAAAAATGATCCTCTTCCTTATTACATCATGCATGCatctttgaaatatatattccCTAATTAAATTCATAATCTGTGCCTTAcgcatataataataaaaatacttgGTGGCCTTTTTGTAATCGGTTCATTCACCCCCGAGATATATTGTTGAATGTTTCACAAGTGATTAAGAATCAGAATCATATTCATTTGGCTGTAACAATTCAGCGGAATTTGTAAGACTTAAAATTCTGGTCTTTCAAGAAAGTGGAgaaatagtttacaaaaaaaaaaaaagaaagtggaGAAATACTGGATGATGGGACAAATCGAGCTACATATCAACAACATTCTTATGCGTTTTGGCTTCAgtttcaatcttcttcttctttttgctgAGCCCAAAGACCATACATTTTTCTAGGTTGGAATGAGTGAATGAACACTTCAAGATTCTTCCAAAGCAAACTTGAACCGAATGATTTGACTTCTCACTCCTTTGGAAGGGTCATGTAAAACTACTTGGCTTTTGTTTCAGTCTccttatatattttacaaaattttaagtataatGTCAAAAGGGGAAATAATTAACATTCATGAAGGGATTATAAAAGTAGATTCATCTTCTCAATAATTTGCACCACATAGAAAATGTTGGATATTTTAATTCGTCTCTATTTTCTTCAGTAATGTTTGTTTCATCTTTTTATCCAGGGGACCATATTCTGATATGCACCAATTATAAAATGCTTTATTTCCATTAaagatcttttaaaaatattatttgttactTTTTCACCTTTTATGGTGGCCAATTGTACATGCTTTGTGACTACTAACTTCACAATCTATAAGCATATCTTCATCGTTGTAGCAGATATGTAGCAGAACAGTGTTGATTGTGCATCCTAACAATGGAACATGAGTCATCAATCATTAATTAATGGATCTTGATGTTATGTTAGTGTTTTAAAAAAGTGGAAAAGTGAAAAACGCTCAATTTACCAACTATCAGATTAATTAACAATATCAAAATCCTGAATATTACCTAAATAAATcttatactttttaatatttataagtaACACTATTAAAACGTGAATTGGTCCGGTGACTTGCAATGACCTAAACAAAAACTATGATGAGTTTCGCATTAGGTTCGTAGAACAATCTTTCAAGTAAAACATGTGTTATTTAAGTTTTGGTTTGCAGATTTAAGTAAAAAGGCTACAAAAAGCAAACAAAGAATATATTGAGAGAGTAAAAAAGttgaagttaataaaaaaaagagagagaatggGGCAGCAAATCTACGTCGGAGTGCGTTTATTCTTTTCTGATTTCCCCTTGTTCATATGGTCGACCTGATCCTTCCACGTTCTgtatttttcttca
Proteins encoded in this window:
- the LOC130501946 gene encoding probable LRR receptor-like serine/threonine-protein kinase At4g30520 isoform X1 — its product is MCVLWSQTQLKKKKKYLLFPFSLAKPSMVVVVTKKTTMLNLNQLHLLYLFFLCFSTPTLSSEPRNPEVDALINIKNSLHDPHGALNNWDEFSVDPCSWAMITCSSDNLVTGLGAPSQSLSGTLSESIGNLTNLQQVSLQNNNISGKIPPELSLLPKLQTLDLSNNRFSGEIPVSVEQLTNLQYLRLNNNSLSGPFPASLSQIPHLTFLDLSYNNLSGPVPKFPARTFNVAGNPLICRSSPPEICSGSITPSPLSVSLSSSSGGRSNRFAIALGVSLGFVVLLILALGFLCWYRKKQRRLLILNLNADKQEEGLQGLGNLRSFTFRELHVSTDGFSSKSILGAGGFGNVYRGKLGDGTVVAVKRLKDVNGTTGDSQFRTELEMISLAVHRNLLRLIGYCKTSSERLLVYPYMPNGSVALKLKSKPALDWNMRKRIAIGAARGLLYLHEQCDPKIIHRDVKAANILLDECFEAVVGDFGLAKLLNHEDSHVTTAVRGTVGHIAPEYLSTGQSSEKTDVFGFGILLLELITGLRALEFGKTASQKGAMLEWARKLHEEMKVEELVDRELGTNYDKIEVGEMLQVALLCTQYLPAHRPKMSEVVLMLEGDGLAERWAASHNHSHFYHANISFKTNSSLSTTSASRLEGHCNDPTYQMFGSSTAFDDDDDQQPLDLLAMELSGPR
- the LOC130501946 gene encoding probable LRR receptor-like serine/threonine-protein kinase At4g30520 isoform X2; the encoded protein is MCVLWSQTQLKKKKKYLLFPFSLAKPSMVVVVTKKTTMLNLNQLHLLYLFFLCFSTPTLSSEPRNPEVDALINIKNSLHDPHGALNNWDEFSVDPCSWAMITCSSDNLVTGLGAPSQSLSGTLSESIGNLTNLQQVSLQNNNISGKIPPELSLLPKLQTLDLSNNRFSGEIPVSVEQLTNLQYLRLNNNSLSGPFPASLSQIPHLTFLDLSYNNLSGPVPKFPARTFNVAGNPLICRSSPPEICSGSITPSPLSVSLSSSSGGRSNRFAIALGVSLGFVVLLILALGFLCWYRKKQRRLLILNLNDKQEEGLQGLGNLRSFTFRELHVSTDGFSSKSILGAGGFGNVYRGKLGDGTVVAVKRLKDVNGTTGDSQFRTELEMISLAVHRNLLRLIGYCKTSSERLLVYPYMPNGSVALKLKSKPALDWNMRKRIAIGAARGLLYLHEQCDPKIIHRDVKAANILLDECFEAVVGDFGLAKLLNHEDSHVTTAVRGTVGHIAPEYLSTGQSSEKTDVFGFGILLLELITGLRALEFGKTASQKGAMLEWARKLHEEMKVEELVDRELGTNYDKIEVGEMLQVALLCTQYLPAHRPKMSEVVLMLEGDGLAERWAASHNHSHFYHANISFKTNSSLSTTSASRLEGHCNDPTYQMFGSSTAFDDDDDQQPLDLLAMELSGPR